The Cytobacillus oceanisediminis genomic interval AGGGATCCTTTAATTTTAATTCAGGTGGAACCTATCGTGATGTTTATAATCAAGCCTGGTCTATAAAAGGAAATACCTCCATTCTCGATTTAACCTTAAAGAACAAGAATATTCATTATGGGGATTATCCTGATGGATTAGCAAGGTTATATGGAGCGATGCATTCTCAGGAAGGTGAATTTCTTGTCGTTGATGCAAAACCAGGCTATGAATTCATTGGAGAAAGTTCACCTGAACATTCCGGTGGCGGCGCCCATGGTTCCATGCATAAAGATGATTCACTAATCCCCATCATTGTTACAGGAACCGATAAAAGTATCGATCAGCTGCGGATTGTGGATTTGAAAAATTGGATACTTGATTCTTTGAATTATTGAAAAAACATAAACCTTTTCTCAGCATATACCTGAGCGAAGGTTTATGTTTTGTTATAAATCACCAGCTTATTTGTTCCCGGGTTTTTCTTACAATTCAGCATGGTTTTAGGATTGCATTTTTGCTGACATTTTTTAATAAAATGATTCATTAACCTCCCAGGATTCCACCGTTTTATAAGCTGTTTGCGGATCATAGCCCTTTCCAAGCAAGTACGCAATTGCTGCAACTTCAGTCATAGCATGGGAAACTGAAGTGAATTTTGCTTCTGTTAGGCCATAATTCACAAAAGGTTTTACGTTCATTAATGTCTCGTTTTTTAAATTTCTGTTTGGCATAAAGTAACCATAATTCATGTTTTGATAATAGTGCATTTGTTTAGCTGCCTCCCCATTTTTTTACCTTGATGTTATTTTATGATTGGTTTCAAAAAATGTTTTTGTCCAGGTGAATACATTTCTTTACAAAAAAATAAGCATACTGAAATTAAGGCAGGGAATGGATAGTTTTAGGGATATAAAGGAGCAAATTTGATGCGCAGATGGTTGATTGTAATGGCCTATGTCGTTTTATTGATTGTTGGAATTACCAATAAAGAATATTTATTAGAATGGCTGCGAACCAGTGACCCATCATGGCTTCCTGCGATGTTTTTATTTTCTGTTCTGATTGCATCTATACCATTCTTGCCATTTACTCTATTTGCAGGATTAATGGGAGTGAAATTTGGTGCTATAGTTGGTTTGCTGATAAATTGGTTTGGCATTCTCTTTACTTCGTTAATTTACTTTTTTTTATCAAGGTACTATTTCAGGAATTATTTCACTGCCTATTTGGGAAAGTATAAAGGAATTAATAAATTTCAGGGCCTATTTGAAAAAAATGCATTTATTGCTATTTTGTTTGGACGAATGATTGTTATTATCCCTCCTCAGGTGTTTAATATCTATTGTGGAATAGCAGATATTCCATTTAGGCATTTTTTTATAGCTACTGCAATTGGAATGCTGCCTCCAATGTTTATGCTTGCATACAGCGGGGAGCAATTGTTTTTATCACTTCATAATTTATTGCTGGGAGTGGTTTGGTACTTTCTATTTCTTCTCGGTTTGTTCCTTTGCTATAAATTTTGGTTCCATAACAAGATGGATCCATCAAAAAAATAATCTGATCCAATACTGAAGTAAAATTATAAATAAAAAGCCCACAAAATACGTGGGCTGTTATATGTTATTTGTTGTTTATCTGGTTCTTATTCGATGTTAATTCCTCCGCAAACTCAGTTAACCCCGCCGTATTTGGCTTCTGGAAATTTGTCATTTGGGCTGTATTATTGAATTTGTTGTTTATCTGGTTCTTATTCGATGTTAATTCCTCTGCAAACTCTGTTACCCCCGCCATATTTGGCTTCTGGAAATTTGTCATTTGGGCTGTATTATTCATTAAGTTTTGCAACGGGCGATCCATATTTCTGCCGCGATTTCTAGTAAATCCATATGCAGCTGCACTTAAGCCAAGGCTAATTAAAGATCCCCATAACATTCCTCTGTTTCTCCTTCTCTTTCTGCCAAACATATTTAAAAGTGGCTGCATTCTGCCAGCATTAAAAAGCGCATTTATCCAGTTATTCAAGTCTTAGCACTCCCCTTTAAGTAATAAGAAGGAAACTTAATTCCCCTCCATATATAATTTTTACTTCTGGGGTCACGAATATGCTGGCAAAAGTTTTAAGGAGTTTGTAAATAATATTTGTGAATAACATAAAATTTAATTTTGTATATAACTGATTATTCTTCAATTTCATAAATGGTTCTGTATATTAAAAAACCTTGCCTAATGCTATAGCAAGGTTTAAAAAATGCATTAAGATATTTCATGAAAAGTGATTTCAGGGCGGCTGCCGATACGGATATTGACCCCTGTTTGGCCTAGTCCTTCACTAATATAAAACGGTTTTCCGCCATGATAATGAAGACCTTTAACCATTTTCATACGTACAAGCTTACCCATTTTTATCAAATGATAAGGCTTCGGCCAATGAATTTGTCCACCGTGGAAGTGCCCTGATAATAAATAATCAAAGGGGATATTTTCCATCTCTAATACAACATTAGGATCATGTGTCAAAATTAGATTACAGCCTTCAGATACTCCTTTATAGGCCATTTTTACATCACTGTGCTTAGTACTGTAATTATCAATTCCTATAATGTTTAGATTTTCCCCATTAACCTGAATCGTCACATGCTCATTTTGAAGTGTTTTACAGCCATTTTCTTCTAGAGTGTTTTTCAATGTTTCAAAGTTTTTCCCCTTTAGAACATAATCATGATTACCGAAGACTGCATACATGCCATGCTTTGGATTTGTCTTGTTCAGCGCATGGAGATAGCCTGCAAGTTTAGGAATACTCCGTTTGCGGTCAAGGAAATCGCCAGTAAGAGCAATTAGGTCCACTGGCTGTTTTGAGATCATCGCAAATAATTCATCCGGACTGACAGATATATTTTCGAGGTGCATATCAGATATATGAAGAATTTTTATGTTATCTCCCGAAACTGAGATATTAGGACGGGAAACAGAAATTGTATTTATGGTTACTTTCTTTGTGTTCTTATTGGCTTTGTAAACAATAATACAGAAAACGGCAGACAAGATTAAGGTAAAAAATAATGCCATATTAATATCCCCTCCCTCCTTAAAAGTATAAGAGGATTGAGGTGATAGTCCTAGTGGGAGTTAGAGGAAACAGTCTGCATCTTTTATTTATATTTTTTAATCAGGTTTTCTTTAGACATCAATAAGTAAACAGTGCGATGCTTTTTTAAATTTGCGGCAGAAATTTTTGAACACGATAAAAAATATATAGGTAATTGAAATGTTTTTTTTAACCAGCAGTATAGTTTATTTTTTGGAAGTATACATTCAAATCCAAGCGTGCTGAATCCCTTGTTTATAAGGGTGATGCCTATAACCCCTTTTATTTTCGTTCCTTCAGGATGGCTGAGAATAAATGCGGTCAAAAGCGGCATTGAATCCTTTACACGTTTATAAATAGCTCTTCCTTTTAATAATTCATTTTTCATGTAGTTAAATTCATTTAACAGCCTAACATTGTGGAGATGAATTTTAAGTAAAAGATCATTTTTTCTAATGATAACACCGTCAGATAATTCAATGTCATTTCCTTTATATTTTGTTAGCCTCACACGAAAAACTCCTCCTTTTTCGGGATCTGCAGTAAGATGCTGTAACCGGGTAAAAGGATAATAAAGAGGATCCAAGAATACCCATATTGATAATAAAATATTACGAAACATGATTTTTTAGGTCTTCTCCTTTCCTATGCTCTAGTAAATAGGATGTTAATCTAATGGTCATTTTAATTATGGAAATGAACGGATGTATTCCCTTTTTTAATATGGCAGCTTACTGTCGAGTCAGCGAAGATGAGATCCAGACCGCCCTGTATGTTCAGCTTACTGAAATTGGTATGAAGTTTATTACATAAGCATTAAATAAAAAGTAATAATACATTGTGTAGTTTAAATTCTCATTTGAAAGAAGGAATTAAAGATGACAGTTGGAACTCAAGTAAAGCAAGCGATTGTTGGCTTGAAGAGCGCACAGGCCAGCTTTGAAACGTTTGCACTCGCTACTGACAACCAAAATGCTAAACAGCTGTATCAGAATGCTGCACAGCAAACACAAACGATTATAGACAGCCTTGAACCAAGACTTCAGGAGATTCAGCAAGAGGAACCTCAATATAATCAGTAGACATTAAGGCTGGCATATGCCAGCCCTATTACAATTTAAATTCTATCCTGAATGGTGTGATCCCAATGACAATTGCTTCGAATGTAAATCAATGTCTTGCAGCGATTCGTTCTATAGAAGCACAGTTATCAAATTTGGCCTTAACCTCAATGGATGAAGAAGCAAAGCGCCTTTTCCATGAATCCATGCTCGAGATTAGCGAGATAAAAAACGATCTTGAAAACCGGAAAAAGGTTATAGAGTTTGAGGAACCCCAATATAAACCAAATTAAATGAACTTGGAGATGAAAATATGCCTGAATGGCTGCTTATCGGTGCTCGTTCTATTTTATTCGTAGGTGTTTTATTTGCTATAACCAAAATGATAGGAAAAAAACAAATATCAGAGCTTTCATTTTTTGAATATGTATCAGGTATTACAATCGGAAGTATAGCCGGTGAAATTATTATGGGGTTGGATAACCACTGGGCCAGCGGAATCCTTTCTATTTTCATCTTTGGTCTTGTAACATTATTTGCCGATATTCTTTCCCTTAAGAGTAAAAGCTTCCGTGATTTCTTTGAAGGAAAAGGAACTATCTTTATTAAGGATGGAAAAATATTGGAAGATAATTTAAAAAAAGAAAGATACTCGATTGATGATTTATCCTCCCTGCTTCGCCAAAAAAATGTCTTTAAGATGGCAGATGTGGAGTTTGCTGTTTTAGAGCCGCGCGGAGATCTTAGCATCATGCTGAAGAAAGAAAACCAGCCGCTTACCCCGAAGGATCTTCAGTTGAATTTACCTCAGGAAAAAGAGCCGCAAACGGTTATTATGGATGGGAAAATTCTAAACGATCCCCTTGCTGAGTCAGGGAAAACAAGAAAATGGCTTAACATGGAGATAGAAAAACTGGGCATGACAATTGATAACATTTTTTTGGGTCAAATTAATTCTTATGGAGAATTAACTGTAGATATTTTTGATGATTCACTTAAGGTTCCTGCACCACAGCAGCGTCCTCTGCTTTTGGCAATGATAAAAAAGTGTGCAGCTGACCTTGAAGTGTTTTCCCTGCAGACTGATTCCAAAAAGGCACAGGAAATGTATGAAAAAAATACTCAAAAGCTGAATCAAATCATTCAGAAATTATCCCCATATTTAAAGTAAGTGCTTGTCCATCATCTGCAGGACTTGAAAAGATAAAAAGTATCTGTCCGCCCCTTTCCCATTCCTTCAAAGATCTTTAAAGAATTTTAAATAAAGGAAGGAGATAATTTGCAATGATAAATAATTTTAATTTGTACAGTCTGCCTATGGGCTGCTTAAAAGTGAATAAGAAACAGCGTATTAAAATTGAACAAACACCAGAATAAAGACTGGTGTTTGTTTTTTATTGTTAACAGCTGCTCCCGCCTTCTTTTTTCCATACTTTTTTTTGCATAATTAAGGCTACGGTTGCTATTAATGCTACAAATATTAAACTGACAAAAAATCCAAGCCTTATTGACTTTTCAAGTAATGTGCCGCTTATCGCAGCTAGGATCAGAAGCAATCCCGCAGTAGCAATTATCTTTCCTAACAGCTTATTTTCCAGAATCCGCAGAGCTGAAATGATGATGAATGACCAATTGAATAAAATTAATATACCAGCAGCAGTAGTGATATACTCATATATTTTGCCTGGCAGCAGTAAGGCGGTTACGATTGATGCAATTAAACCGGCTGTAGCCAGCCCCAGCGACGGCAAAGGCAGGTCCTTCCACTTCTTTATCTTTTTTGAAAATACCGCAGGGGCATCGCCATCATTAGCCAAAGTAACCAATAAGGCTGTTACTCCAAACAGCGAAGCGGTCATCGTAGAGAAGCCGGCAATAATGATTGCTGCATTAAAAACGTGCGGGAAGAAGTCCAGATTATATTTATCCATTGCAGTTACAAAAGGACTCTCTTTTTCATTAAAAGCTCCATGTGATGCCATATATACGGCTAAGCCAAGGGAAATGACATAGATAATGGCAAGAACAATAAGCATGATAATTCCGGCTTTTGGTGCATCCTCTTTCTTCTTTAACCTTGTTGCCATTAGCCCGATGACTTCAATCCCTCCGTACGCATAAAAAGCATATATTAAGGAGGACCAAAAGCCTTTAAAGCCTTCCGGAAACCAATCGTGAGCAGAACCAGGGAATCCTGGATGCTTTGCATCTCCATCTATTACTCCAGCCAATGCTGCAGATGCCAGGATTATAAACATAATAATCGCTGCTGTCTTAATAACGGCAAAGAGGTCTTCTACCTTATCAAAGCCTTTATTACCTGTTAAAACTACTATAATTGAAAGAATGGCATAACCCGCTGCAAAAATCCAAAGCGGCACATGAGGAAACCAGAATCTTGTTAAGATAGACAGCGCGGTTAATTGACTCCCCATTATTAGTATATTTGAGCACCAGTAGTTCCACCCGCAGCTGAAGCCAGCCCACTTGCCGTAAGCTTTATTGGCATAATAGCAAAAAGATCCTTCCTGGGGGTCTTCTGCTGTCATTTTAGCTAAAAGATTATAGACGATATAGGTTCCAATTGCCGCTAATATAAATGAAAATACAATGGACGGTCCTGTAATCTTGATTCCGATGGCAGATCCGAGAAAGAAACCGGTCCCGATCGTACAGCCTACTCCGATTAGAGATAATTGCCACCATTTTAAATCACCGGATTCACTTTCCTTTGAGGAATTGCCGCTGGGAAGAAAAAAATCCATGGTGTACCTCCCTCTTTAGGTCTTTTATTCTGTTGCTTTTTTGCAAAAAAACAAGCCGATTCAGGTGATGATCGGCCTCCGTTTAATTTCAAATGGACTTTGCCATAGTACCTATTTCTTCTTCTCAGAACTGTCGCTTTTTAATCCTGTTACGGATCTGAATAACTGAGTATGCATGCTCCCCTGGACAATGTCCTCAAGGAAGAATTGCTCAATCAGCTTTTTGTATTCCTCATCTTCAAACATCTTCTTGTTTTGCAGTTCCATCTCGGCAAGACCCTCATATGTAGAAAGAAAAGCATATGTATGGTCCTCTCCTGAAATGGGCGATAATAGCTCAACCTTGTGCTGGTAATTTTCGTTTCGATAGCTTTGGATCATCCTCAGATTTTTTAAAGCCTCAACAAAATTATCCTGCTTTACTTGAAATGATTGATATACGAAAACTGACATGTTAATCTCCTTCTCAAAAATTTTTAGAATGGATTATTGACCTTCACCGCTTCGGCCATCTGGTTTTAGGGGAGTTAGGTCCTCTGAATTTTCAGTATTATATCGAAGGTTCCCATGGCTTATAGAGTCATTTTCTACTCTTGTTTCAGCCAAATTCCTTACGAGATATAAATGGAATGCATACTCAAATATGGCTGATCCGAAAGCTGCAGCCAATGACATGCTAATGAGTTCATCTTGAAGTGTTAAAATAGAGCTCAAAAACCATATGAGCAAAAAAGCCCATCCGAAATCAGCAATGGCCGCCACTGCATTATTTGTCCGGCGAAGTATCAGCATATCACCCAATATATATGAGGTGATTACAAGCAAGGCTGTAATGATAAATATATTTTCAAAGCTCATGCCGTACCTTTTGCCAAGAATAATATAGAAAAGGACAAGACAGGCCATAAATTTCAGCGATATTGCCTTGCTATGCAGCATAACACTCCTCCTATACTGCTTAGTGTGTTTATTAGCACATAAAATATTCCTTTGACTGTGTTAAACAAAAAACAAAAAACAAAAAAACAGCCCATTTGAATCGGGCTGTTGAAATGTATATTAAACCATTACTTTGCAAATATCATTCGTAAACTCCACAGGATCACTGATTGGCAGGCCTTCAATCAGCAGCGCCTGGTTATATAGGAGGTTTGTATATAGATATAATTTCTCTTTATCATTTTCCAAAGCATTTTTTAAGGCTTGGAAGACTTCATGGTTTGAATTGATTTCCAAAATCTTATTTGCTTTTACGTCTTGATTTTCCGGCATGCTGCTTAGGACTTTCTCCATTTCAATGGTAACTTCTCCATCGGCTGTCAGGCAAACCGGGTGGCTTTTAAGCCTTTTGGAAATTCGTACATCAGTCACTTTTCCTGACAAAATTTCTTTCATGCTGCTGAACAATTCCTTATGTTCTTTTTCTTCAGATTCGGATAACTTTTCATCCTCATTCTCTATGCCGAGATCGCCGCTTGAGACGGACTTAAATTCCTTTTCTTTATAGGACATAAGCATCTTAATGGCAAACTCGTCAATATCTTCTGTAAAGTACAGGATTTCAAAACCCTTATCAGCCACAAGTTCAGTTTGTGGAAGCTTTTCTATTCTTTCATGTGACTCTCCAGCTGCGTAATAAATATATTTCTGGTCATCCTTCATCCTTGATACATATTCATCAAGTGATGCCAATTTCTTTTCTTTTGAAGAATAGAACATCAATAAATCCTGGAGCATTTCTTTTTGGGTTCCAAAATCGCTGTATACACCATATTTTAATTGTCTTCCAAACGACTTATAAAATTGTTCATATTTTTCCCGCTCATTCTTCATCAGGCTTTGAAGTTCGTTTCTAATCTTTTTGCTGATGTTTTTCGCAATGAGCTTCAGCTGCCGATCATGCTGGAGCATTTCTCTTGAAATGTTAAGTGATAAATCTTCAGAGTCCACCATCCCCTTTACAAAACTGAAATAATCAGGCAGAAGGTCTCCGCACTTATTCATAATTAATACGCCATTTGAATAAAGCTCTAGGCCTTTTTCATATTCCTTTGAATAATAATCAAATGGAATATTCTCAGGAATATATAAAATTGCATTATAGCGGATTGTGCCATCCACATTAATATGGATATGCTTTACTGGCTTATCAAAGCCATAATGCTTCTCCTGATAAAATTTTTCATAATCTTCGTCTGTCAGTTCACTCTTATTTTTCCGCCAAATCGGAACCATGCTATTGATGGTCTGCTCTTCAGTGCTTTCTTTATTCTCATTCTCAGCGTCTTCTTTTGATTCTTTAATTGGTGCATCCATCTTAATTGGATAGCGGATGAAGTCTGAGTATTTCTTTATGATCGATTTTAAGCGGTACTCTTCGAGGTATTCATCAAAGCTTTCATCTTCCGTATTTTCTTTTATTTTAAGGATAATATCAGTACCGACTGTGTCTTTTTCACATGGCGTAATCGTATATCCTTCCGCCCCATGGGATTCCCATTTGTACGCCTGCTCACTGCCAAGGGCTTTGCTGATCACAGTTACAACATCAGCGACCATGAATGCCGCATAAAATCCTACGCCGAATTGGCCAATAATATCATGGCCATCTTTAATCTCCTGTTCTTTCTTAAAAGCCAGAGAACCGCTTTTAGCAATGATGCCAAGGTTATTTTCCAGCTCTTCCTTTGTCATTCCAATGCCTGTATCTTTGATTGTTAATGTTCTGTTTCCCTTATCAGGAACGACCTTTATGTAGTAACTCTCTTTGTCAAACGTTAAGGAATCGTCTGTAAGTGCTTTATAGTAGATCTTATCGATCGCATCGCTGCTGTTGGAAATAAGCTCCCTCAGGAACACCTCTCTTTGAGAGTAAATGGAGTTAATCATCATTTCCAATAATCTCTTGGATTCTGCCTGAAACTGTTTCGTTTCCATGTTAGTCTCTCCCCTTTCAAATTTTCATTACATTAGCACTTAAACCTTAAGAGTGCTAAACAATATTTAAATATCATATTAGTTAATTTGTGTCAATCAGCATGAACTGGCTTTCTTTCTAAATGAT includes:
- a CDS encoding DUF1657 domain-containing protein; this encodes MTVGTQVKQAIVGLKSAQASFETFALATDNQNAKQLYQNAAQQTQTIIDSLEPRLQEIQQEEPQYNQ
- the htpG gene encoding molecular chaperone HtpG, which encodes METKQFQAESKRLLEMMINSIYSQREVFLRELISNSSDAIDKIYYKALTDDSLTFDKESYYIKVVPDKGNRTLTIKDTGIGMTKEELENNLGIIAKSGSLAFKKEQEIKDGHDIIGQFGVGFYAAFMVADVVTVISKALGSEQAYKWESHGAEGYTITPCEKDTVGTDIILKIKENTEDESFDEYLEEYRLKSIIKKYSDFIRYPIKMDAPIKESKEDAENENKESTEEQTINSMVPIWRKNKSELTDEDYEKFYQEKHYGFDKPVKHIHINVDGTIRYNAILYIPENIPFDYYSKEYEKGLELYSNGVLIMNKCGDLLPDYFSFVKGMVDSEDLSLNISREMLQHDRQLKLIAKNISKKIRNELQSLMKNEREKYEQFYKSFGRQLKYGVYSDFGTQKEMLQDLLMFYSSKEKKLASLDEYVSRMKDDQKYIYYAAGESHERIEKLPQTELVADKGFEILYFTEDIDEFAIKMLMSYKEKEFKSVSSGDLGIENEDEKLSESEEKEHKELFSSMKEILSGKVTDVRISKRLKSHPVCLTADGEVTIEMEKVLSSMPENQDVKANKILEINSNHEVFQALKNALENDKEKLYLYTNLLYNQALLIEGLPISDPVEFTNDICKVMV
- a CDS encoding metallophosphoesterase, with product MALFFTLILSAVFCIIVYKANKNTKKVTINTISVSRPNISVSGDNIKILHISDMHLENISVSPDELFAMISKQPVDLIALTGDFLDRKRSIPKLAGYLHALNKTNPKHGMYAVFGNHDYVLKGKNFETLKNTLEENGCKTLQNEHVTIQVNGENLNIIGIDNYSTKHSDVKMAYKGVSEGCNLILTHDPNVVLEMENIPFDYLLSGHFHGGQIHWPKPYHLIKMGKLVRMKMVKGLHYHGGKPFYISEGLGQTGVNIRIGSRPEITFHEIS
- a CDS encoding TVP38/TMEM64 family protein, which codes for MRRWLIVMAYVVLLIVGITNKEYLLEWLRTSDPSWLPAMFLFSVLIASIPFLPFTLFAGLMGVKFGAIVGLLINWFGILFTSLIYFFLSRYYFRNYFTAYLGKYKGINKFQGLFEKNAFIAILFGRMIVIIPPQVFNIYCGIADIPFRHFFIATAIGMLPPMFMLAYSGEQLFLSLHNLLLGVVWYFLFLLGLFLCYKFWFHNKMDPSKK
- a CDS encoding DUF421 domain-containing protein codes for the protein MPEWLLIGARSILFVGVLFAITKMIGKKQISELSFFEYVSGITIGSIAGEIIMGLDNHWASGILSIFIFGLVTLFADILSLKSKSFRDFFEGKGTIFIKDGKILEDNLKKERYSIDDLSSLLRQKNVFKMADVEFAVLEPRGDLSIMLKKENQPLTPKDLQLNLPQEKEPQTVIMDGKILNDPLAESGKTRKWLNMEIEKLGMTIDNIFLGQINSYGELTVDIFDDSLKVPAPQQRPLLLAMIKKCAADLEVFSLQTDSKKAQEMYEKNTQKLNQIIQKLSPYLK
- a CDS encoding YkoP family protein, which codes for MFRNILLSIWVFLDPLYYPFTRLQHLTADPEKGGVFRVRLTKYKGNDIELSDGVIIRKNDLLLKIHLHNVRLLNEFNYMKNELLKGRAIYKRVKDSMPLLTAFILSHPEGTKIKGVIGITLINKGFSTLGFECILPKNKLYCWLKKTFQLPIYFLSCSKISAANLKKHRTVYLLMSKENLIKKYK
- a CDS encoding amino acid permease, translated to MDFFLPSGNSSKESESGDLKWWQLSLIGVGCTIGTGFFLGSAIGIKITGPSIVFSFILAAIGTYIVYNLLAKMTAEDPQEGSFCYYANKAYGKWAGFSCGWNYWCSNILIMGSQLTALSILTRFWFPHVPLWIFAAGYAILSIIVVLTGNKGFDKVEDLFAVIKTAAIIMFIILASAALAGVIDGDAKHPGFPGSAHDWFPEGFKGFWSSLIYAFYAYGGIEVIGLMATRLKKKEDAPKAGIIMLIVLAIIYVISLGLAVYMASHGAFNEKESPFVTAMDKYNLDFFPHVFNAAIIIAGFSTMTASLFGVTALLVTLANDGDAPAVFSKKIKKWKDLPLPSLGLATAGLIASIVTALLLPGKIYEYITTAAGILILFNWSFIIISALRILENKLLGKIIATAGLLLILAAISGTLLEKSIRLGFFVSLIFVALIATVALIMQKKVWKKEGGSSC
- a CDS encoding YndM family protein, yielding MLHSKAISLKFMACLVLFYIILGKRYGMSFENIFIITALLVITSYILGDMLILRRTNNAVAAIADFGWAFLLIWFLSSILTLQDELISMSLAAAFGSAIFEYAFHLYLVRNLAETRVENDSISHGNLRYNTENSEDLTPLKPDGRSGEGQ
- a CDS encoding DUF1657 domain-containing protein; translation: MTIASNVNQCLAAIRSIEAQLSNLALTSMDEEAKRLFHESMLEISEIKNDLENRKKVIEFEEPQYKPN